From the Carassius auratus strain Wakin unplaced genomic scaffold, ASM336829v1 scaf_tig00009243, whole genome shotgun sequence genome, the window ACTGCCCTTACATGCACagcaaaaggggaaaaaaatggttttatattGATTTGAATGTATTATAGCTATGTGCACTTCCTGTAAACACTGAATTTTTATCCTttaatgtggttttttttttagactggTTCTCAGAAGACAGTCTCAAAAATCTGAATCTTCCTGAAAAACTTGTAAACCATTCATCTCGTGCTGCAATGTGAGCATAGTAGTTTCAGCATATAATTGGAGATGAGCGGAAAAGTGCCAGgaaagtgcctttttttttttgtgtgtgtgtgtggaaatttTGGTTTTTGTTGAGTTTCTCTCTGCACCTTTATTGCACTCTTATCAACCTCCTCCACAGGGTTCTAGGGTGTCTGCTGAATGAATGTTGATGCCAAATGCCtgtaacaaattacatttctgaTCCAAAGATGTAGTTTTAACACCAAACGAATAAAAGCTTAAGAATGTCTTTCACCATTGTTGCCTTTCCCTTTTTCagttgcatgtatttatatattatagctTGACCAGACCAGTCTCTCTGCCTTATTTTAATTAGTCAAATATGGTTTCCAAAGGTAAACATACAAGTAGTTTCGACGCCAAAGAACATCTTTCTCCGTTGCAGACTTTCCATTTAAAGTCAGTTTATTCCAAAACAATCTCACTGCAGAGACGCGTCACTCAATATCACTGACAACAGATTTTGTGTAGCTGGTCCTAGTGCATTTTAATATTGAACCGCTTCTAACTGCATCTTCACAAGAATGCAATAATGAGATTATTTAATATAATCTAACACATCATGTaacatgattaaaatattttattcaaaatatacagTTGCATGTTTGGCGTGTGTAAATTGGTTCGCATCACTTTGTGACGAGAAAGATCTGCAGTTGTTAACGATAATTAATCCGGACACATACGTCTCTCCaggttttattttcaaataatgtcCTCTCCTCACAAGTTTGGCTTTATGTCAGAGAATACATCTAGTCTCTTAGTTGGATCGCACCATTGAGGAGAGGAGCAGAGTCGTATGTTTGAAGTTCTGATGGTAATTCAGTCAAACGTGTAAGTCTCACAGTGCAGTGCTTGCTGGTCTGATGTCATACTGAGCAGCTAAACTTCTGGAATTCTGTGAAATGGAATCTTCAGTCATCCAGGAAGAAGTAGTTTCCACTCTTCTTTTGTTCCACATCCTTAAAGGAGAAAgcaaataacagttttttttaaataaaccggTACAAAGCTACCCTACTACTGGCCACACTTTGATACAACATCAAGACCAATCGAGTCAAAAGCCTATTGAGACAGCATTTCTGTAAGTCAAAGATGTATGAAATTATATTACGAGGCCCAAAATGCAATCTAGCCAGGAAGCTTGAGTTTTGAGATGGCTGCAATCCAAAAACACTGGATTTTCAatgttgaagggatagttcacccaaaaatcaatgTCGAAATTTTTTTGTATGAGTTGcttcaaaagatattttgaagattgctggtaatcaaaaaGTTGGTGGATCCCACctgttttcaattttgggtgaactatcgctttaagctaactgagacttgttatagcacttgcatatcattgctcttttgttgatttttattgcTTCCATTTCTAagcagctttggataaaagtgtctgctaaatgattaaatgtaaactgAATCAAGCCGAATAATGACATTACTGGTGTTCGTAAGAAATAATACTGTGTAGCCGCTTTAATACAATCTGTAATGTCAATTCAGCTTAAAAGTGAATTAAttttgggttaaatgcagaatttgtgtagttaactaaaactaaaaccataaaaaattagaaataatagataataaaaattttaaacttgcttgatttcagctagttgcaaaggaaaatgtctaattttcatttagttgaataaaaactatatgcacataaaaaaacacaatatgccaaaaacacaacaaaccactaaaaacttgaaataaaaacactatataaaaataaaactagttcaaaatctgcataaaaacattattgtaaCAATACTAATAAACGATATCCGTAGAAAACGATCTGCCCAGTGTAATTTGTAAAGagttatttaaatgtgaatgtgtaCCTTAATGGAATTGAGTTTGTTAATTCTTGGTCTGAAGTTGTTTGGGTCTCTTCTGAACGTGATCTCCAGCTGCGCTAAAAACTTATTCATGCCAGCCAGCAGGTTCTGTGGACTGATGACAAACACATTTCAGCATGAACATTGCGTTATGACTGAATATCTGAAACACTGAACACTTCCATTTACACATTTAAGGGAACTTGTGTATATTCAATACAGACGTTATCAGAGCAAATGAAGTACGTACGCATTGGCGTTAGTGTTTCTGGATGGAATCCCATCGAAGACGATGACTCGGTCCGCCAGATAAGTGGCCATGATGAAGTCGTGCTCCACCACAAACGCTGTCTTCTTGGCGTGAAGGATGAATCTGCATGGCATATAAAGGAAGGAATCTGTGAAATAAGCATTGAGTGCATCGAACCGATGAAACAGCCATGAAAGTGTTGTAGATGCTACCGTTTGATGACCCTGGCAGCCATCAGACGCTGCTCGGAGTCCAGATACGCTGACGGCTCGTCGATCAGATACACGTCCGCAGGCTTTCCTAAACACAGAGCCAGAGCCACACGCTGCAGCTCACCACCAGACAGATTCTGGACCTACAGACACAACCGGTGGGTTTGAATGAGCACGTGAGAGTCAAGCAAACTGTGTCATGTACTTaagagatgtaaaaaaaaaaatacataaaaaaaaaaaaaaaacacaaacttatttttcaaatgagaaaaagttctaaaattagaagaaaaaaaagtaaaaaaaaaaaaaaaatcaaatggaagAATTACAAAAATGGCAAGAACACGaaattgcaaaaaagaaaagaaaaagaaaagaaaaattatgaaaaaaaaagaattgataATAATATATGGTTTTGAAgttctaaaactaaaaaaaaaatatatatactaaataaaaaaaaattaataaaataaaaaaagaatattttgataaatgctaTAATAGTACTGAGAGCGTTTaagttctaaaataaaataataaaaagaactattaaattacaaaaacacataaaataactaaatctgcaaattaaattaaagactGAAAATATACACATTTCCAAAAAATTTAATTCTCCAACTGTTGTGTAACACTAATCAAAAAcagtcaaaaaataataatagcaatttcaaatagagctgaaataaaatattaaagacttaaatttatttaaaaatgttgccttgtcaaAACTCCAATTGAAATTGGAAATCCAATAAACTAaagtgaaattatatatatatatatatatatatatatatatatatatatatatatatatatatgtatgtataacacatatacatatacatgtacactcatacacacagcaaaacataaaaaaaaaaataactgaggACGTTTTGCAAATTGAGCACAATTCAATCAATGAGATTCAATTCATTTCCTTGTTTTAATGTAAAGGCTTTTCCTAGATTCATCCTTTAGACTGTTTATTATAGCACACAACTTGAAAGCAAACACATTACATACATGAACATACTTCCTACTTTAAATATTACATTGCAATGTGGTGATAAATGATTAAAAGCTAAACGAGCGACTCATTCCACTCCTGAATAGTAAAGGACACCAGAATAACTCACGTCCTGGTCGATGATGCTTTCGATCTGCATGGGCTTCATTACGTCCGTGACGAACTGAGGGTGTGTGTACGCGTCTCTGATCTTCTCGTGCAGCAGGGCTCGAACACTGCCCTGGAAACACACACCGAACATCACCACTCCTGCACACTGATGATTATCATGCAGCGACAGAGCTCAGACTCACTTTGAACTTGGGGCTGATCTTCTGTGGCTTGTAGCTCACGTTCAGGATGGGCACCTcacctgagaaacacacacagaagagCACAATCAACTAACCTGTCTAATGCTTTCCTTGTGAGATACATGTCCCAAACTGTATTTTGACTTCTCAGAAGAGAAACAAATCATAACTATTAGTAATTATTATTCTTTGCTTTAATAGcagattaaagaaagaaaattaatgcAATGTCTATTGTCATTATGTAAATCATATCAgagttattaaaatttaaaatatacaaacatttaaaacaaggctaaaatgctaaaattaattttttcttaaaaatatttgtttaggaCGCTTTCCTCAAtcctacatttatttatacaagtTGTTTTATAATTGACTTAAGACTTAtacatgacaaaagcacataaaattactaaaacttaaaagacattaaaaactgaaaatatacacaTTTCCAAAGTATTTAAATTCCAACGGTTTTAAAAGGTGTAACACTAATGGaaaacagttataataataataacattacatttcaaatagagctgaaataaaatattaaagatttatctccatttattttaatttattttaaataaatacatttattttaaaatgttgccttGTCAACTAACTGTAAGATTTAACTGAAAttccaaaattattattactgaaataaattaaagtgaaatatatgtatatatatataaacacacacacacacacacacacacacactcatacacttagttattaaaatttgaaacattaaaatatttaaagcaagACAAAAAAGCAAAAATCTATCTTCAAGacatattttttgtacattttctacagCGCTTCCTtggaaataaaaagttattttatttctatttatcttttatttcagttatagaattgatttttaaatgtgtattttacctACAATAAGACTTAGACAAagaaatattggtaacactttagtacaggGCCAATTctcttattagcatgtctattattaacatattggctgtttattagtgtttataaagTACATCTAATGCattacatccataatcctacccaataccctaaacttaacaactaccttataaactattaataagcagcaaataaggagttaattaaGGCAAAAGACATAGTTagtggttagttaatagtgagaattggaccctaaaataaagtgtgaccgaaataTCTTTCTAATACCATGCCGACAAATTTGGCTATTTTCATTGCGAATATCATAATtgagttattaatattttaaacagaaaccacaataaaaattcaaattttaaaattcgagaacactttttttttaatttttgaacttAATTGGTATCAGTCTGATTGAAAATGTATTCAGggatacaaaaataacaatttaaacaattttcTCATTAGATCTAGAAtttcaatcatttgtatattCTTTGATTAAATTGATCGACTGGAGTGGTGTGTTGATTTCTACCTCCTCCGTCTGGTTTGAGGCCTCCTGCAAGCATCCTGATGAACGTGGTTTTCCCAGTTCCTGAAAGAGCAGAGCTGGTTTAGAGGAGGATAAATCAATCAGGTTCAGCAGCGTTTCTTAAACACAGAGCCGTGTCTCACCGTTCTCTCCCAGCATGACCATGATCTCCGAGTCGGTGAACTCTCCTTCTGTGATGCCCAGCGTGAACTCGCCCATGCTCTTCTTCATGTTGGGGTACTGATAGCGGCACATCTTCTTCACTTCCTCCTCGGCGGCCGTCTCCGCCACTTTAAACACCAGAGACGTCTCCCTGAAGCGCAGGTTCTCCGTCGGCACGTAGCCGTCCAGGAAAATATTGATTCCTGAATGAAAGAAGAGATTGTTGTTGtaaaaacatgacatttctgaGCTGGTTCGAGTGAGGGTCAACAGCTGACAATAGAGCGCCATGATTGGTTGAACTCTTCATCTTTTTCTGTTGCTGGTTTGAATACTGCACGTGGACAGAGTGACAAATCAAACCAGCGCAGTCTGAGGTCGAAATGTGTAGCCTGCTACCCGAAATACAAACAGGTTAGCAGGTCTGAAGTCCTACTGATTTAGAAACAGAGCATCACATGCAGGTTTTGGAGAGGGTCGCACCTTCCCGGACGCTGAAGGGCATGGTCACCACACCGTACGCGCTGGGAACGCCGTACAGACAGCAGATGAAGTCTGACAGGTAATCCAACACACTCAAGTCGTGCTCCACCACTATGATGTACCTGCACAGAGGAACACGAGCTGTCACGAGGAGTAACCAGCGGCTCTACGAGAGCATCGGAGGAGCTTCAGACCTGTCTGGAGAGATGAGGGAGCGGATGGTGATGGCAGCTCTCAGCCTCTGTTTCACATCCAGGTAACTGGACGGCTCGTCGAACATGAAGCTAGAGAGAACAGACACAGCTATCAAACAGTGCTCATTCACTCAATGAAAGCTAAAGACTTGATGGAAAACTTGCAATTGAAAATAGAAATGCTGCATTGGCGACTGACTGACAGAAGgttaaaaggtaaataaatatttgtgaaaaccaaaaaaaaaaaaaaagaaagaacatgacattttaaatggaatttatACAAGTAAAAGaccaaaatattatgaaatattataataatgtaaaagatCAAAATATTATGATAGTAtttaaatactactaataaaattaataaaactggcataaaaaagcacatgacaaaagctcattaaatgattaaaattagtcaaatgaaaatggaaaatatatattaaaaaatgttatattatattataatagtgtacaaataactataaaataacactgcaggATGTTAGATAATTACACTGAAATAAATTGAGTTTAAGCTTAAGTTAATTAAAGCTTAAGTAAATTAAGAAATTAgtcaaattgaaaatgaaaaaaaaggatgctaaatataaatgtgaaaatatgaaaatacaacctaaaaatattaatactacaACAGTATGGAAATAACACTGAAACAACAATTTATCATTACaatgaattaaaataagtttaaatagtaaaataattaaaactgaaataaagaattaaagctaaatatattaaaaaaataaaaaattacaaaaaagcatgcaattactgaaaataaaattaatttgataattgcaaaaaaaaaaaaatacaagctcaaaatatcaacattaaataaacaatactaaaataacactaatgaaataaaatgaatttaaactgacgcactaaaactgaaaaagcacattaaattattaaaattaatcaaatgaaaatgaaaaatatatatataaaaatgtaaagctaAAAAAACTAGTATTATAATAGTATACCAATAATTCTAAACTAACACTGCAGGACGTCAGATAATTACGATGGAATAAACTGAGATTAAGCTTGAGTACTGAAATAAgtcaaatgaatttttttttaattaatgctaaataataaaaaaacaaacaaaaaataactgataaataaataagactgaaTGCTTCAGGGCTCCAtcactgcacaaacacagaaagacTCACATATCAGCTCTCTGAATGCAGACGACTGCGCAGGCGAATCTCTGCAGCTCTCCTCCCGACAGATCCTCAACATTACGCTCACGCAAGTGCAACagatctgaccaatcacagcacaagaACCATCAGACACAAGACACAATAAAACCACAAACAGAAGTGCATGTGTACTTACCCAGCTGTTCACACA encodes:
- the LOC113072513 gene encoding ATP-binding cassette sub-family E member 1, which gives rise to MADKNTRIAIVNHDKCKPKKCRQECKKSCPVVRMGKLCIEVTPQSKIVWISESLCIGCGICIKKCPFGALSIVNLPSNLEKETTHRYCANSFKLHRLPIPRPGEVLGLVGTNGIGKSTALKILAGKQKPNLGRFDAPPDWQEILAYFRGSELQNYFTKILEDDLKAIVKPQYVDQIPKTVKGSVGSILSRKDDTKTEELVCEQLDLLHLRERNVEDLSGGELQRFACAVVCIQRADIFMFDEPSSYLDVKQRLRAAITIRSLISPDRYIIVVEHDLSVLDYLSDFICCLYGVPSAYGVVTMPFSVREGINIFLDGYVPTENLRFRETSLVFKVAETAAEEEVKKMCRYQYPNMKKSMGEFTLGITEGEFTDSEIMVMLGENGTGKTTFIRMLAGGLKPDGGGEVPILNVSYKPQKISPKFKGSVRALLHEKIRDAYTHPQFVTDVMKPMQIESIIDQDVQNLSGGELQRVALALCLGKPADVYLIDEPSAYLDSEQRLMAARVIKRFILHAKKTAFVVEHDFIMATYLADRVIVFDGIPSRNTNANAPQNLLAGMNKFLAQLEITFRRDPNNFRPRINKLNSIKDVEQKKSGNYFFLDD